The Amaranthus tricolor cultivar Red isolate AtriRed21 chromosome 14, ASM2621246v1, whole genome shotgun sequence DNA window TCCAATGAGCAAGAATGAGTGTTGGTACAGGTAATTGTGCTTGTCTATGTAGCGGATTGTGAGTAAGTCTTTGAAAAAGGAGTGTTTGTTTTATTGATGAGATCATTGTTGTGACTTTGTGTTGCAGAAATGTGCCATATGATTGGATCAACGAGCAGAAGTCTAATCAGAATTGGCTGAGGAAAGAAGGCGAGAAATTCGTCTTCCCTGGTGGAGGTACTATGTTCCCTAATGGAGTTAGTCAATATGTAAATCTTATGGAAGACTTGATACCACAAATGAAAGACGGGACAATTCGTACTGCTATCGACACTGGCTGTGGGGTAAGCTGTGCACCTTTGATCATTTCTTTTTGCTGTCTTTGAGTGTCCATGGAATAATTGATCTTATATATGTAATTAGATTATTTGTGGATCTTTCTCGagttgagggactctttggccacactctcctttatgggtatgagttactGCCTTCTttccctccctagaccctgatcatagtttttatgAGCGAGATATATAAGATGGCGATGATATTTGTAATGGCCTTGAAATCTTTTTGTGTTAGATATTGATATTTTGAGCTTTGTGCCATGAAGGTTGCGAGCTGGGGAGGTGATTTGTTGGATCGGGGGATTCTAACTGTGTCTCTGGCCCCAAGGGATAACCATGAGGCACAAGTCCAATTTGCCCTGGAACGCGGTATTCCAGCAATTCTAGGTGTCCTTTCAACGCAACGGCTTCCATTCCCTTCTAATACATTTGATATAGCTCATTGTTCAAGATGTCTGATCCCCTGGGCCGAGTTTGGTACGTTGCACATTTAATATTCCTTATTGTGTAAAATTTATGTGCTCTAAGACTGAAATCGAGGGTTTCAATTCTTATACTATTCTTTTAGGTGGAGTGTACCTCATGGAAATTCATCGTATAGTGCGTCCTGGTGGATTTTGGATTCTCTCAGGACCTCCTGTCAACTATCAAAACCGCTGGAAGGGATGGAATACTACAGCTGAGGAGCAACGAAGGGACTACGAGAAACTACAGGAGTTGCTTACTTCGATGTGCTTCAAGCTGTATAAGAAAAAGGATGATATTGCTGTGTGGCGGAAGGCGTCTGACAATAGCTGCTATAATAAGAAGCTCGCTTACCCCGAAGCTTACCCTCCTAAGTGCGACGACAGTCTAGAGCCTGATGCGGCTTGGTACACACCTCTTCGCACATGTGTGACAGTTCCAAATCCAAAGCACAAGAATTTGGGCTTGAAATCAATACCCAAATGGCCACTGCGATTGACTACTGCACCAGATCGCCTCTCTGGTGTTCCTGGTGCTAATGCCGGTACCTTCAAGCAAGATGAGAGCAAGTGGAAGGTCAGAGTGAAGTATTACAAGAAATTGATCCCGGCCCTTCGAACTGACAACATACGCAATGTCATGGATATGAATACATTGTATGGGGGTTTCGCAGCTCGACTAATTGAGGATCCCGTTTGGGTTATGAACGTGGTGTCCTCGTATGGCCTTAACACATTGCCTGTGGTTTATGATCGGGGGCTCATTGGCACTTATCATGACTGGTAAATGGTGACAAAAACTTTCCCGTACTATTAGGAATTACCCTTAACTTATTAATGTAGCTCTGCTCATTATATACGTTTCAGGTGTGAGCCATTCTCGACGTACCCTAGAACATATGATTTTCTTCACGCGGATGGACTCTTTACTGCTGAAAGCCACAGGTAATTCATTGATTGTGCGttgtttttttcttcatttcatcGCTTAAATCACCATAGCGAAACAAAAAGGGAACGAATGAGAGACCTTTCTAATGCAAGTAAGATATTGATTTGTCAGGTGCGATATGAAGTACGTGCTCTTAGAAATGGACAGAATCCTACGACCTAATGGATATGTTATCATTCGGGAAAATAACTACTTTATGGATAAGGTTGATGCTATCGCAAAGGGGATGAAATGGGAATGTCGTAAGGAAGAAACCGAGTATGATAGTGAGAATGAAAAGATATTAGTTTGCCAGAAGAAACTGTGGTACTCTAAACAGTCTTTGAAATGACAATTGAGCTCTTTTAAGTCAGATTCATAGAGTTTTGTAGTAGAGTTAGTTTTAGAGTTATAGCAAGGCAAAGCATATATGTGATTCTTTGTGGATTTTATAGAACAAAGTAGGGGTTTCACACTGATATTTGTCGATTTTAAGGAATAGTAGAAATAATAACATCTTATCATAATCTCATTCAAAAGTAGCAAATCTGAGACTGACACCGacaaattcaaaaataacaGATTAAATATCTACTACTACATAGCGccaatttttatttgatatgtGTATGCTTAGGTTGTGAATAAATATTTAACAAAACAGGACTAACAGtaaattaagagaaaataattattgtaAGTGATGAAGAAGGAGGATAGTTGTACTCGATGGAGGAGAACAAAATAAAGATACCAtaatttcatttctttcatcTACTATGTATCATTATATTCTCTTTCATTTATCTATTCTtctaataggttaaaataccaacttaaatagggtaaaataccaattttaataggttaaaacatgTTAAAAAGTGCATttgttttaaagtttaattaaaggttaaaatatGTTAAGAACTGCATttgttttaaagtttaattttttttctaataaaatattgGGCCGACTTAAAAGACATGTCTCTCAAAGATACCGTCTCTTTCAAGAATTAATGATTGatcaataattgaaaatttgaaatgaataagcaaaaatatattaaaaaaaaatcacattatagccaatttttaaaactattttCTAAGATAAGCAGTTTTTTCCCAATCCTGAGGTTTGGTaatgttcgctgttattaacagcgaacaatgACTGaaggtcaataaaagtcaaagagttggttcgttgttactaacgaCGAACAATGACTTTGACTAATTTTGGTCGTCGGCcattgttcgttgttaataacagcgaacagaTACATAGTAAATTCAGCATCAgccttttccttcttcattttcCCCCAAATTCATTAAACTTTAAACAGTTGTCTTATCAACACATACTCCCTTATTCTCCTCCATTAAAAAAGCTCTAAATCTTCGATCAATCCCTTCCTCTTTCAATCCAACACTAGTAAAGTGGTCTAGCATATACTTGGAGTTGTCTAAGGTATATAATTCTttgattttttgtatttttatccgaaaattagggtttatgcaagtttgaatattgtgttcaaatgtAGGTTGTTGATTGTGCATCTACTACTTCTTTTTGACTAAGGTATGTATAATTGGATTTGTATTTATTTGTGcatttttttgagttttgatcTTCCTTatgaattaacttacttaacaACTTTGCACGGCTCTAAAACTTATGAATTAACTTCATTatgaattaacttacttaaattGTTATAATGTGTTATTATCAATTAACTTACCTAAATTGTTATAATGTGTTATTATGAATTAACTTCATTATGTATAATTGGATTTGTATTTATTTGTGCATAGTTTATGTTTAATAATGTGCTGTAATGTTATACTTGTTATACTTGTTTAAGTATTATAAGTATGTTGATAATGTTGACATTGTTGTTTGATAGTGTTATTTTAGGGATTAAGTTTATGGTTACTTATGTATTATGTATGATGTTGTACTTTTTGATAATGCTATAAGGTTGTTCACTTTATTTTCGTGAATGAAATTggtgatgatgttgatttggtatgtattcatgtagaaatgacattattttgtgTGACTATTGtatgtttttgaaatggttcAATTTGAAGAAGTGGTAGCAATATTGTGAATGTTACGTACATTACTTCCAATCAAGTTATACGTTTCCAATCAAGTGATTGCCTAAGGGTACCTATTTACTCTTtggagttatatgtagaagagatACCTTAGGCAATCAAGTTGTGAATGTTACTTTCAATCGGAAAACACTTGTACACTTCACATGCCACAAAGATTATTACTAGAAACACTGAGAAGAATATGCAATACTTATCATCGTTGTAGGagtgaaggtcacaacactagaacttgcacaTCAAGGTAATACTATATTATACACTTTACATTAACATTATAAACATTATACTCTATATACTTTGTATTATAAACATatactttaatattataaaaataaacattataattataaacGATATTACTATGTCttataaacataaacataaacatgaattttgtattataaacatatactttaatatttattttgtgtttGCTGCTACAGGTCTCCAATACAGACACTATATATTGCAGGCATCCCGACTCCGTACCATGGGAGATAAACGCACGGATTATTCCTTACGTACAGCGAGCACGGTTATACGACTTCCACCTTGTCGCATACGGTAGGGTGGATCGTGCGTTGGTTACCGCTTTGGTGGAGCGATGGCGTCAAGAGACGCACACTTTCCACCTTCCTttaggtgaggctaccatcacTCTCCTTGATGTATTTGTATTAACACGACTTTCCATCGAGGGACATGTGTGTACTGTTGGACGCCAGCTAAATAGCTGGCGAGATTTGGTCGAGAGGGTACTTGGAGTGCGACCTCCGACAAACATAGCCCAAGGGAGTGGGTTGTGCGTTGCATGGTTAGCACATATAACTTCTCgcacctccctgaaggtgctgatgagTTCACTATAGAGAGGTATGCTAAGGCGTATATATTTTACTTGCTTGGTGCAGTCTTGTTTGCCGACAAGACTGGTAATCAAGTACAAATTTTGTATttgacgttgcttgatgcgccTTGGGAGCGCATTGCCGGATACAGCTGAGGTTCCGCAACCCTAGGCTATCTGTACAGACGGCTCTGCGGTGCTTCATGGATAAACGTGAAGGAGATTGCTGGACCATTAGTTATACTCCAAgtaatttaaacttaaaaattatgatTGTTTTGTTTCTCAATACGTTTGGATTCCTACATTTACTTATTTGTATAATAGTCATAGATTTGAGCTTGGGAGCACATTTTCATTGGGTAACCAATGAGAATTGTTGGACGTGGTGCTGTTGCACCTCCAATCAATCCCCATCCAGAGGTTCCATATAGATCTCGATTTGTCGAAGCACATCTTGTCGAGCGTGTATTTCGCCAGTATGGGATTGTATAGGGCATCCCCTCGCCATGTGATACGGAGGTTGAGCTCCATCTCACCTCACGTAAGGGTCGGGACCCGAAGAATTCACTTGAGATCAATGGGCGACACATCACTCGCTGGGATCGACGGTTGGAGCTGCTGGCACAAGATGCGCCAATTGATGTTGTAGGCGTACCTACTTCTACGGATTACATGgtgtggttcctctccatcactcgccgatggatggcaccacgaggtatcattaCAGCAACTCAGTACGCCCCCGCCTCAATGATGATGACACAGTTTGTAAGTATCTTCCATGCTAAATTATTAACCATACAACTTACATAATATAACTTTATTTAACGATCAAATGATTTGCAGGCACAAGGCCCCGCATCCGTGATCAGCTCCAGTCAAGAGGAgcctgtacgggagattgcccaaggcattcTTCTAGGGGCCCAGTTCCTGCACTTCATTCTAGAAGTGGCTGCGCTGGACATCTCAGGGGACGTGCAGAGGGAATCTCCTCCTCACGACGACGTACATTTGGAGGAGATCGACCTGACGTACCCCCAGGATGTTGAGGGGTTCTCACAGGGTGCGGGATCATCCCAAGGTGCGGTGTCATTctagtatcaatcacctcccctccCCGAACGCCATATGACTATTTCTTACTATCGTAAGAGGCGATCTAGACCATCACATCTAGAGAGGGTGCAAGAGGAGGATAAGCATTAGTGTATTGTTTGTAGAATATCGAACATTTGTGTACATTTAAACATCTGTAATATTTTGACATTTGTATttagtttgtatatatatgtaaatgtatatatgtttatctatcatatttagcatatgattattatgaaTAGAATGTTATTGCTCGGATATTTCGGCTATGAATCATTCCGCCTTAAATCATGCGATGAATCATGCCTTGAATCATGTAAATGTATATAGTTTTGAATCATGTAAATGAATCATGCCTTTGTTACTAATAGGTTAAACAAAGGGAGACTTGGTCAAACCTctatttgctgttagtaacagcgaacagaaGTTTGACCTATTTTGACCAGGTCtccctttgttcgctgttagtaacagttgAATATACCCCTTTACTTTTTTTGACTTTCTCCTTTAatttgttgttagtaacagcaaacacTACCAAATCTCAGGTCTGGACAAAAACTGCTTATCTTGAGAAATAGTTTCAAAAGTTGACTATAAtgagatttttttatatatttttgcttatttgttttaaattttctcAATAGTTGGAGAGAACATTTCCCTCAAAAGGGATATTTAACTGGGATGAGGACCCGCACACCCATGCGCCAATTCCATTGCCCACAACCAGGTTACTTCTTCATACAGTATACCATCATATTGGTAGTAGGATAAGTTGGTATGATCGATGAAAAAAGTCaagaaaattttggttgttttacCAAAGATACAATTACACCAAAATTATACTCCCAATAAATTATGCGGGatatgaataatataatataatataaaacaaaatacatgTTTAAGAAAACGAAGTAAACCTGCTTCTCTAAACCCAGCTTTGAAGCCCCAAGTACACGAAAAAGGGGATAAATACTCAAAATCACAAATACATAATTGTTTGTTTTCCTTTAAGAATCTACATCATCCTTCCCACCAAAAGCTCTTTAATGTACACACCAACTAATCAAAGAATCCCACTTTTAGAGGACCTGAAACACGGGAACCTTTTATTGAAGCGATTGGTAAACAGCCTTAAAGAACAAATATGAAATGCTGAATGAGATAAGGACACAGGTGTAGTTTACTGAGAATCTCCCTCATTAACTTGAAGCATCCCGACTGTAGTACTGGTCAAGGGTCTTTGCTGGAATACGATGGAGAAGCTCACGGGGGAAGATCCTGAGGAGTGTCCATGCTAGATCGAGTGACTGGAAGACAGTACGGGTGTCATACGCTCCTTGGGACACAAATTTCCTCTCAAATTTGTCCAAGAATTCCAAGTATAGCTGAAAGATTAAAATAGTAACTAGCTGGTTGAATCTAGAATTTACGCTTAGAAAAATAGTGTAAGGAAGCAGAAAATACCAAATCCTCCGAAGACAGAGCCTCCTCACCAACGACAGCTTTCATGGCCTGTACATCCTTCCCGATGGCATAATTTGCATACAGCTAAAACACGGAAACAAGTCACTAACTAAAAGAATATTGCACTTTGGACTTTTAGAGGCTCAAAAGCAAGTCAAAAAACACCGACAAACCTGGTTGGAAACATCAGAGTGATCCCTACGAGTCATGCCCTCACCAATAGCACTCTGTATTCATAATCAGAAAAGAAAATTCAGTCAGCGCTTGAGAAGGCTTTGAGCATGCAgaattcatttaatattgaacAACAGTTCAACAAAATTTACCTTCATAAGACGGGAAAGTGATGGCAGGACATTAATTGGTGGGTATATCTGTGCATGACCATCACAAGTTATTAAAGATGTAGTCAATGTATCCAAAATCATCAACATTGATCATTACATCTACAAAGGTTTGACTATGAATGGAATATGTGAATGCTTTTGAAATTTGACTGTGCATACTTCCTGAAAGTGCCACTGGAACAATTATACAAGGCAATATGAGATACTTGCCTGACGATTGTGCAACTGTCTGTCAATGTAGATTTGTCCCTCCGTAATATAACCCGTAAGATCCGGAGTTGGGTGAGTAATATCTAAAATGGGGAACACAGAATTAATGAAAAGTGGGAgaattttaatacaaaaaatgaGATATAGAGCTATCAATACCATCATTAGGCATAGTTAAAATTGGAATCTGGGTGATAGATCCCTTTCGTCCTTCAATACGTCCAGCACGTTCATAGATGGTTGCCAGATCAGTGTACATGTAACCCGGATAACCACGCCTTCCAGGCACTTCTTCTCGGGCAGCTGACACCTGATGAGAGAGTTTAATTATTATGCAGAATTCTGCAGCAAATCAATAACAAAAATTGCATTGCTTGATTGCAATACATCCCAAAAACTACAGCatatttacatataaaaaaGTTCTCCATTTCCAGCCCCACATCCTAGACGATTCAAAATATCAGTAACAGAACATGAACAGACATTACATATATTGTCCAGTTTGTTtgtacaatattattatatcttAACTATCAATCATCAAGTCCATGAATCTACGAATTCCATGTCCAGAAAATCCTATGCAAACATAGCACcaatataaatca harbors:
- the LOC130799692 gene encoding probable methyltransferase PMT21 translates to MRRMREGRLSSLTYKGVKIVPLCLMIIVLCGVSIYFDGVFIPLKTPIDAKDNVISFPECDIDYQDYTPCTDPRRWNKYGYQRLTFLERHCPPIFERKECLVPPPNGYKLPIRGPMSKNECWYRNVPYDWINEQKSNQNWLRKEGEKFVFPGGGTMFPNGVSQYVNLMEDLIPQMKDGTIRTAIDTGCGVASWGGDLLDRGILTVSLAPRDNHEAQVQFALERGIPAILGVLSTQRLPFPSNTFDIAHCSRCLIPWAEFGGVYLMEIHRIVRPGGFWILSGPPVNYQNRWKGWNTTAEEQRRDYEKLQELLTSMCFKLYKKKDDIAVWRKASDNSCYNKKLAYPEAYPPKCDDSLEPDAAWYTPLRTCVTVPNPKHKNLGLKSIPKWPLRLTTAPDRLSGVPGANAGTFKQDESKWKVRVKYYKKLIPALRTDNIRNVMDMNTLYGGFAARLIEDPVWVMNVVSSYGLNTLPVVYDRGLIGTYHDWCEPFSTYPRTYDFLHADGLFTAESHRCDMKYVLLEMDRILRPNGYVIIRENNYFMDKVDAIAKGMKWECRKEETEYDSENEKILVCQKKLWYSKQSLK